In Flavobacterium piscisymbiosum, the sequence GTTACTCTTCTTATCTCAATATAAAAGAGATTTATGATAACATTCCGCAAGCGAGAACGAAAAATATCGAAAAGGTTATGGCTTCGTTATTAAAAGCTTCTGCGTTTGAGGCTTTAAAATTGCGTAAAACCAAAGAGTTTCAAAATATAGAGGAACCTCAAAAAGCAATCAATGAATTTTTAGATAAAGCGGGTTTATCTTTAAAATTCAAATATTTATTGAAATATATAAAATCAGGATTTTAAAATTCTTATCGTCCAAATAAAGATTTAAAATATAAAATCATTCGATCGAATAGGCTTATTTTCTGTAATAAAGCCTTTTCGTTTTTGCTTAAATGCTTATAAAAGACAATATTAAAAGAGCTGGCATTACGAATAGTGCGCACCAAAACTTTATTGATATGCTTTTCAAGTAAGTTTTGGTTAAAGTATCCTATTTTTTCATTCTGCGAAAGCAAAACTTTTGAGGCATTAATTGTCTCGATAATATCTTGAGGCGAAAGTCTTTTTTGTAATGAAACTGCATTTAAGTAGAAATCAATTTTTGGATCTCCAGGATTTATTTCAAGAGCAGTTAATTGATTTATTTTTACCCTTTTTACAGATCGGTTTACATTCTCAATTTTTGTTTTACTGATATTGTTATCGTGTTGTCTGTAATTAAGCAGAGATTCCGGTATATTATAGAAATTAGTTTTAGCTAATAATCTACTCCATAAATCATAATCTTCAGCAGGAACAAAATCATTATCGAATTTTAAATCGCCCAAAAACTCTTTTTTAAACATAACAGTTGGGTTGCCAATGTTACAACTGTGTAAAAAAGATACTTTTATTGCATCATGATGTGTGCTGTGTTGTATGGTTTTATTTTTTTTTGATCC encodes:
- a CDS encoding glycosyltransferase family 2 protein, which translates into the protein MRIPQISVIIPVFNAAPFLNESIESILNQTFSDFELIILNDKSTDESLEIIKKKQSKDNRIIIIDKEQNVGPANLRNEGINASRGNFIALMDADDIAAPTRFEKQITVFKNNPEIGVCGTGFTFFGSKKNKTIQHSTHHDAIKVSFLHSCNIGNPTVMFKKEFLGDLKFDNDFVPAEDYDLWSRLLAKTNFYNIPESLLNYRQHDNNISKTKIENVNRSVKRVKINQLTALEINPGDPKIDFYLNAVSLQKRLSPQDIIETINASKVLLSQNEKIGYFNQNLLEKHINKVLVRTIRNASSFNIVFYKHLSKNEKALLQKISLFDRMILYFKSLFGR